The Coprobacillus cateniformis DNA window CACGCTTTGTTAAATAAACAATAGGTTTTTGTAAAGCTGTTGCGACTGCAAAAGAAAAGCCTTCAATATTGGTAGCAACGCCCCACTCTCCTTTATTATTCATAGCAATTAATGAAAGATCTCCAGCACTCCCTCTTCTTTCTATTAATGTTTTTTCTAAATCATTAACTGCTTTTTCACAAGCTGCTTGGGGATGCATTCCTTCTTTCATTAAACGAACAATTTCATAAGAAATACACCCCTTCATTAAGTCTTCACCTAATCCTGTTGCACTTGCTCCACCAACATGAGAATCTACATAAAATCCAGAGCCAACAATTGGAGAATCTCCAACACGCCCTTTTTTCTTCATAAATAATCCACTTGTAGATGTTGCTGATGTCATCTTTCCATTCATATCTAAACAAACCATACCAACTGTATCATGTCCTGCATAAGGCTTAATTGTTTGATTTTGAACTTCTTTAACACGATTTTTATAATGAATCTTTGCACGTTTTGTAAGCATATTCTTTCTTTCAAAACCTTCTTGATGAGCAAATTTTTCTGCTCCTTCACCAACCAATAAACAATTCACTTTTTCTTTTGATAATCGTTTTGCAATAGAAACTGGATTAGCAAAGTCCTTAATAGCAGCAACTGCTCCAATATCAAAAGTATCTCCATCCATAAAAGCAGCATCTAATTCCACTTCCATATTTTCATTAGGAAGTCCACCATAACCTACTGACTTATAATATTCAAAATCCTCTACTGCCCTAATTGCAGTTTCAATTGCTGCTCCAGCATCACCATGATTTTCTAAAAGTTCACTTGCTTCACTAATACCTTCTACAGCCATACGCCAAGTTGCGATAATACCCCACATGTTTTTAACCTCCTTTAACAAACAAAACTGAGAATATCCCAGTTTTATTTTTTTGCTTTCTTCATTTCTCTAATTGCTGTTTTTAATACTTTTTCACCATCCATCAAACCATAATCACTTGAATCAATGACTGTAATAGGTTTTCCGTTTTGACCATAACGATCAACTGTATCTTGTAATAAATATTTTACTTGAGGTCCCAATAAAATGCAATCAGGATTTTTTGATTCAATAATTTCTCCTAATGTTCCAATTGGAAAAGCCTTCACTTCAAATGGTAAATTATGTGCATTAGCAACATCTTGCATATTTTGTGCCAACAAACTTGTTGACATCCCATTACTACAAAATAAATAAATTTTTTTCATTTCATTATTCCTCCTATAATATCTTTTTTTCTAGATCAAATATTCTCTGATAACAAACATTCATCTCTTGAGCAAAAACCTTAACCTGCTCTACTGACATGACTTGATCTTGTGCATGAATAAGTAAAAGATGATAATCATTTAAAATCCCATTCACTTCTTCTTGAGTCAATTGATTTTGAATACTATAAATTTGTGAAAACATATCATCACCTTGACAAATCAACTCTTTTGCCTTTTCAAAATCATTATGTCTTGCTTCTTTAATCGACTTCATATAACTTGCTTTCGC harbors:
- a CDS encoding N(4)-(beta-N-acetylglucosaminyl)-L-asparaginase, which codes for MWGIIATWRMAVEGISEASELLENHGDAGAAIETAIRAVEDFEYYKSVGYGGLPNENMEVELDAAFMDGDTFDIGAVAAIKDFANPVSIAKRLSKEKVNCLLVGEGAEKFAHQEGFERKNMLTKRAKIHYKNRVKEVQNQTIKPYAGHDTVGMVCLDMNGKMTSATSTSGLFMKKKGRVGDSPIVGSGFYVDSHVGGASATGLGEDLMKGCISYEIVRLMKEGMHPQAACEKAVNDLEKTLIERRGSAGDLSLIAMNNKGEWGVATNIEGFSFAVATALQKPIVYLTKRVDGKCQHEEASQEWLDNYMKTRMAPLEEK
- a CDS encoding PTS sugar transporter subunit IIB, translated to MKKIYLFCSNGMSTSLLAQNMQDVANAHNLPFEVKAFPIGTLGEIIESKNPDCILLGPQVKYLLQDTVDRYGQNGKPITVIDSSDYGLMDGEKVLKTAIREMKKAKK
- a CDS encoding PTS lactose/cellobiose transporter subunit IIA yields the protein MDESVKKCFLMISIVGEAKASYMKSIKEARHNDFEKAKELICQGDDMFSQIYSIQNQLTQEEVNGILNDYHLLLIHAQDQVMSVEQVKVFAQEMNVCYQRIFDLEKKIL